One part of the Sphingobacterium sp. LZ7M1 genome encodes these proteins:
- a CDS encoding ATP cone domain-containing protein produces the protein MRVKKYSGELVPFDETALRRSLTRSGANEQVVNMVYESIKGSVYDGIPTKELYEMAFNALRGKKNSYAARYSLKRAIRELGPEGFYFEKWIARLFQEDGYEAVTGQTVQGHAVSHEIDVVALKGDEMLAIECKFRNDTDAKISVTTPMYFKSRKEDITGISYRFFNQDHEFTDGWLVTNAYLTSDSIDFGKYYNVNLLSWDYPKGSCLKTRVDSNAEYPVTCLTNVSEQDKAMLLKFQCILVKDLVKSPQILDKIQVAKDKQKLILKEANELINSPLEHE, from the coding sequence ATGCGCGTAAAAAAATATTCAGGTGAGCTGGTACCTTTCGACGAAACAGCATTACGTCGCTCCTTAACCCGATCTGGAGCCAATGAACAAGTAGTCAATATGGTTTATGAATCTATCAAAGGTTCGGTATATGATGGGATACCTACCAAAGAATTATACGAAATGGCATTTAATGCCCTTAGAGGCAAGAAGAATTCCTATGCCGCACGATATAGTCTGAAACGGGCTATTCGTGAATTGGGGCCAGAAGGCTTCTATTTTGAGAAATGGATCGCGAGGTTATTCCAAGAAGATGGCTACGAGGCTGTAACCGGCCAGACCGTTCAAGGTCATGCCGTAAGCCACGAAATTGATGTAGTTGCCTTAAAAGGCGATGAAATGTTGGCCATAGAGTGTAAGTTCAGGAATGACACCGACGCCAAGATCTCCGTGACTACCCCCATGTACTTTAAATCAAGAAAAGAGGATATTACGGGAATATCTTATCGTTTCTTCAACCAAGACCATGAGTTTACGGATGGTTGGTTGGTGACAAACGCATACCTTACCAGCGATTCCATTGATTTCGGAAAATATTACAATGTAAACTTACTTTCATGGGATTATCCTAAAGGAAGTTGTTTGAAGACCCGTGTTGATAGCAATGCGGAATATCCGGTGACCTGCTTGACCAATGTATCGGAACAAGATAAAGCGATGCTGTTGAAATTTCAATGTATTTTAGTTAAGGACCTGGTTAAGTCTCCCCAAATCTTGGATAAAATCCAAGTGGCAAAGGATAAACAAAAACTTATCCTGAAAGAGGCAAATGAGTTAATTAATAGCCCATTAGAACATGAGTAA
- a CDS encoding NAD-dependent deacylase, with amino-acid sequence MKKIVVFTGAGISVESGLPTFRGSDGLWEGHRVEDVATPEAWEKDPELVQNFYNKRRSDCLAAEPNHAHRKLAELEKDYDITIITQNIDDLHERAGSSKVLHLHGQIRKGQSSINPNLIYDINGTDIKDGDLCELGSQLRPHVVWFGEAVPNMNEAYKIARQADVFITIGTSLQVYPAANLIYETKPDCKLILIDPNAEQYRVPPVVLKISEKASVGVDYLAKYLPK; translated from the coding sequence ATGAAAAAAATAGTTGTATTTACAGGTGCTGGAATATCCGTAGAGAGTGGCCTGCCAACATTTAGGGGTTCAGATGGACTCTGGGAAGGCCATCGCGTAGAGGATGTCGCTACTCCTGAAGCCTGGGAAAAAGACCCTGAATTAGTTCAAAATTTCTATAATAAAAGAAGGTCAGATTGTTTGGCAGCAGAACCTAACCATGCCCATAGAAAGCTGGCCGAACTGGAGAAAGATTATGATATCACCATTATCACCCAGAATATTGATGATTTGCATGAGCGTGCGGGAAGCAGCAAAGTGTTGCATCTACATGGACAGATCAGGAAAGGACAGTCATCCATAAATCCAAATCTTATCTATGACATCAACGGGACGGATATTAAGGACGGGGACCTATGTGAGCTCGGTTCTCAATTGCGCCCACATGTGGTCTGGTTCGGAGAAGCAGTTCCAAATATGAATGAAGCTTATAAAATAGCAAGGCAGGCAGATGTCTTCATAACCATTGGAACATCCCTGCAAGTCTATCCTGCAGCAAACCTGATCTACGAAACTAAACCGGACTGCAAACTTATCCTTATCGACCCAAATGCTGAGCAATATCGCGTACCACCAGTAGTACTGAAAATATCCGAAAAAGCGAGTGTAGGAGTGGATTATTTGGCGAAATATCTACCCAAATAA
- a CDS encoding D-cysteine desulfhydrase family protein, translating to MKELSGFDHHLVSNGFHRINLLNQASPLLQLKSLSKELDTPIFIKRDDLTELGTGGNKLRKLEYLLAEAKNQQANRVITIGARQSNHARLTAISAKMQGFEVDLVLKNSVPLDTESYQLNGNLVLDNIVDANIHEIPNDGTANTFISNLSKHYETEGEKVYFIPVGGSNVVGGLGYARATFEIETQAAALGINFQHIALASGSGGTHGGVIAGYEIQGKKVFIQAYNVQPDREPILTETKHITEGILDIFELDDSKSKIEYRLSNEYVGEAYGIPNEQTLATIKHLAKTEGVFLDPVYTGKAFTGLVNDIKLGKYPKGEPILFIHTGGTAGLFAYSNWF from the coding sequence ATGAAAGAATTAAGCGGATTTGACCATCACTTGGTTTCAAACGGATTCCACCGAATTAACCTATTAAACCAAGCCAGTCCATTACTACAACTAAAATCTCTGAGCAAAGAACTTGACACCCCAATTTTTATCAAGAGGGATGATCTAACCGAGCTCGGAACAGGTGGAAATAAACTTAGAAAGTTAGAATACCTATTGGCAGAAGCGAAGAACCAGCAAGCAAACCGGGTCATCACCATCGGAGCGAGACAATCTAACCATGCAAGGCTTACGGCAATTTCAGCAAAAATGCAGGGCTTTGAGGTCGATTTGGTCCTCAAAAATTCGGTCCCGCTTGATACAGAGAGTTATCAACTCAACGGGAACCTTGTTTTGGATAATATTGTTGACGCCAACATCCACGAAATACCCAACGACGGAACAGCCAATACCTTTATCAGCAACCTCAGCAAACATTATGAAACCGAAGGGGAGAAAGTATATTTCATACCCGTAGGCGGTTCTAATGTGGTTGGTGGATTAGGTTATGCTAGAGCCACCTTTGAGATCGAAACCCAAGCTGCTGCTCTAGGTATCAATTTTCAACATATAGCTTTGGCAAGTGGATCGGGAGGAACTCATGGAGGCGTAATCGCTGGCTATGAAATCCAAGGAAAGAAAGTCTTTATCCAGGCCTACAATGTACAACCAGACCGAGAACCTATCTTGACAGAAACCAAGCATATTACAGAAGGTATTCTCGACATTTTCGAACTGGACGATTCAAAATCCAAAATCGAATACCGATTATCCAATGAATATGTAGGAGAGGCATATGGCATACCCAATGAACAAACTTTGGCAACCATCAAGCATCTCGCTAAGACAGAAGGCGTTTTCCTAGATCCTGTTTACACTGGCAAAGCCTTTACAGGTTTGGTCAACGACATTAAATTAGGGAAATATCCCAAAGGAGAACCTATATTATTTATCCATACCGGAGGCACAGCAGGCTTATTTGCATATAGCAATTGGTTTTAA
- a CDS encoding DUF2892 domain-containing protein: MSGILNFAIDKVKTKLEESCEYGNVGTSERILSVIAGGFIIGMGARKLLKNPITAFSGITLGGALVLRGVTGSCPIKEAIEEKKPEATVIEHRYFVK, translated from the coding sequence ATGAGCGGTATTTTAAATTTTGCAATTGACAAAGTAAAAACTAAACTAGAAGAATCCTGCGAATATGGTAATGTGGGAACATCAGAACGTATATTATCAGTAATTGCTGGCGGTTTCATTATCGGTATGGGAGCTAGAAAGCTTCTCAAAAACCCGATTACAGCTTTCTCTGGAATTACACTGGGGGGCGCACTTGTACTGAGAGGTGTCACGGGTAGTTGCCCAATCAAGGAAGCTATTGAAGAAAAGAAACCCGAAGCTACAGTTATTGAGCATAGATATTTTGTGAAATAA
- the gdhA gene encoding NADP-specific glutamate dehydrogenase, with protein sequence MSLNFKNFIKQVDQRNPNEPEFLQAVTEVVEDLIPYITENRQDFIDLKILERMVEPERVVSFRVAWLDDKNQIQVNRGYRVQMNSAIGPYKGGLRFAPDVNLSILKFLAFEQVFKNSLTGLPIGGGKGGSDFDPKGKSDNEIMRFCQSFMTELQRHIGSETDVPAGDIGVGTREVGYLFGQYKRLQNNFSGVLTGKGTQWGGSYIRPEATGYGLLYFVQCVLDYNNESIEGKTISISGAGNVAYYAAEKAIQLGAKVITLSNSQGTIYDKDGFTIEKLVYLGTLGRDLGKFSKKYPSATYHAKENPWQFKCDIALPCATQNEINESDAKKLVKNGCTIVAEGANMPSTAEAIRVYHQAKIHFGPGKAANAGGVAVSGLEMSQNAIGQQWSPEKVDHRLKLIMENIHKTCVRFGKEQTGYVNYLRGANIGGFIKVAEAMKAQGVV encoded by the coding sequence ATGTCCCTTAATTTTAAGAATTTCATTAAACAAGTAGATCAGCGTAATCCAAATGAACCTGAATTTCTACAAGCAGTTACCGAAGTAGTTGAGGATTTAATTCCCTATATCACTGAAAACAGACAAGATTTTATTGATCTCAAGATCCTGGAGCGTATGGTCGAGCCAGAACGTGTTGTTTCCTTTCGCGTGGCATGGTTGGATGACAAGAACCAGATTCAAGTTAACCGTGGCTATCGTGTTCAGATGAATTCAGCAATCGGGCCGTACAAAGGCGGGTTGAGATTTGCACCGGATGTAAACTTGAGCATCTTGAAGTTCTTGGCTTTCGAACAGGTTTTCAAGAACAGCTTGACGGGTTTGCCAATTGGCGGTGGTAAAGGAGGTTCTGATTTTGATCCTAAAGGTAAATCGGACAATGAAATCATGCGTTTTTGCCAAAGCTTCATGACGGAATTGCAAAGACATATCGGTTCGGAAACGGATGTCCCTGCAGGCGATATCGGTGTAGGAACAAGAGAAGTTGGGTATTTATTTGGTCAATACAAAAGATTACAGAATAATTTCTCAGGCGTGTTGACCGGAAAGGGAACACAATGGGGAGGTTCATATATACGACCAGAAGCTACGGGTTATGGTCTACTCTACTTCGTGCAATGTGTATTGGACTACAATAACGAAAGCATTGAAGGAAAGACAATCAGTATTTCTGGAGCTGGAAATGTAGCCTACTATGCTGCGGAAAAAGCCATTCAATTAGGTGCAAAAGTGATTACTTTATCAAATAGCCAGGGGACAATATATGATAAAGATGGATTCACGATAGAGAAACTGGTTTATTTGGGGACTTTAGGCCGTGATCTAGGAAAATTCAGCAAAAAATATCCTTCAGCAACCTATCATGCTAAGGAAAACCCATGGCAGTTTAAATGTGATATTGCATTACCATGTGCTACGCAAAATGAAATAAATGAATCCGATGCCAAGAAATTAGTTAAGAATGGTTGTACTATCGTTGCTGAGGGTGCCAATATGCCTTCAACTGCCGAAGCAATCCGTGTTTACCATCAGGCAAAGATCCATTTTGGTCCTGGTAAAGCCGCTAATGCGGGTGGTGTTGCGGTTTCTGGTTTAGAAATGTCGCAAAATGCCATTGGCCAACAGTGGTCTCCTGAAAAAGTAGACCATCGATTGAAATTGATCATGGAGAACATCCATAAGACCTGTGTCCGTTTTGGTAAGGAACAGACAGGTTATGTCAATTACTTAAGAGGTGCCAATATTGGAGGCTTTATAAAAGTTGCGGAAGCAATGAAAGCCCAAGGAGTCGTTTAG